A single window of Ferrimonas balearica DSM 9799 DNA harbors:
- a CDS encoding peptidoglycan glycosyltransferase FtsI — translation MTRRKINKPSNKSKQAKQKLKPTPFLWRLRLVTFAIALVFSGIVARAAYIQVIAPDRLRHESDLRTLRLETRDVQRGMITDRNGEMLAVSVPVQAVWADPKRVFEGNGFDDPRRWRALADVLEVPEAELVERVKQDPKRRFLYLRRQVTPAVAEYIAKLRIPGVGLKPESRRYYPAGEATGQLIGLTNIDDKGIEGLERNYDDWLTGSPEKVRVRKGLGGEVVENLSVVAEGEHPNDLVLSLDMRLQSLAYRALKKATQYHMATSGSLVIIDIPTGEILAMANTPSFNPNQRSGIQAYQMRNRAITDAYEPGSVVKPLVVAAAMEKGLVTPDTVMDTSPGWMRVSGGLVRDTRNFGKQDVTHLLVKSSNIGMAKMALQMEVDELLAFYADFGLGTYSGINLDGETTGNVPKRRRWSEHERATLAFGYGLTSTPLQLARMYAILGANGVARPASILKLRDGQVPEGEQVLSPKVAKQMLAILTQVTEPGGTATRAAIDGYKVAGKTGTSRKAVAGGYGEDYVSLFAGLAPSDNPRLAMAVVINEPQGDAYYGGVVAAPVFSEVMAGALQLLNVEPSQRSPELGTLASVWGSDNVVTR, via the coding sequence ATGACCCGACGCAAGATCAATAAGCCCAGCAACAAGAGCAAACAGGCCAAGCAGAAGCTGAAGCCGACGCCGTTCCTGTGGCGTTTGCGCCTGGTGACCTTTGCCATCGCGCTGGTGTTCAGCGGCATCGTGGCCCGGGCGGCTTACATCCAGGTGATCGCGCCGGATCGCCTGCGTCACGAAAGTGACCTGCGCACCCTGCGGCTGGAAACCCGCGATGTGCAGCGTGGCATGATCACCGATCGTAACGGCGAGATGCTGGCGGTCAGTGTGCCGGTGCAGGCGGTGTGGGCCGATCCCAAGCGGGTGTTTGAAGGCAACGGCTTTGACGATCCGCGCCGCTGGCGTGCGTTGGCGGACGTGCTGGAAGTGCCGGAAGCCGAGTTGGTTGAGCGGGTTAAACAGGATCCCAAGCGCCGCTTCCTCTACCTGCGTCGTCAGGTTACCCCGGCCGTGGCCGAGTACATCGCCAAACTGCGCATCCCCGGTGTGGGCCTCAAGCCGGAGTCACGCCGTTATTACCCCGCCGGTGAAGCCACCGGCCAGTTGATTGGCCTGACCAACATCGATGATAAGGGCATCGAGGGGCTGGAGCGCAACTACGACGACTGGCTGACCGGTTCGCCGGAGAAGGTCCGGGTGCGTAAGGGGTTGGGCGGTGAAGTGGTGGAAAACCTCTCTGTTGTTGCCGAAGGCGAGCATCCGAACGACCTGGTGCTGAGCCTGGACATGCGCCTGCAAAGCCTGGCTTACCGGGCGCTGAAGAAAGCCACCCAGTACCATATGGCCACCTCCGGTTCACTGGTGATCATCGATATCCCCACCGGTGAAATCCTGGCCATGGCCAACACCCCCAGCTTTAACCCCAACCAGCGCAGCGGCATCCAGGCATACCAGATGCGTAACCGCGCCATCACCGACGCCTATGAACCGGGCTCCGTGGTGAAGCCGCTGGTGGTGGCTGCCGCCATGGAGAAGGGGCTGGTGACCCCGGATACCGTGATGGACACCAGTCCGGGTTGGATGCGCGTCAGCGGTGGTCTGGTGCGGGATACCCGAAACTTCGGTAAGCAGGACGTCACCCACCTGCTGGTGAAATCCTCCAACATCGGTATGGCCAAGATGGCGCTGCAGATGGAGGTGGACGAATTGCTGGCCTTCTACGCCGACTTTGGCCTTGGCACCTACAGCGGCATCAACCTGGATGGGGAAACCACCGGTAACGTGCCCAAGCGCCGCCGCTGGTCTGAGCATGAGCGCGCCACCCTGGCCTTTGGCTACGGTCTGACCTCCACGCCGCTGCAGTTGGCCCGGATGTACGCCATTCTTGGCGCCAACGGCGTGGCCCGCCCGGCGTCGATTCTGAAACTGCGTGACGGTCAGGTACCGGAAGGGGAACAGGTGTTGTCTCCCAAGGTGGCCAAGCAGATGTTGGCGATATTGACTCAGGTGACCGAGCCCGGTGGCACCGCTACCCGCGCGGCGATCGATGGCTACAAGGTGGCGGGGAAAACCGGCACCAGCCGGAAAGCGGTGGCCGGGGGCTACGGTGAAGATTACGTCTCTCTGTTCGCTGGCCTGGCGCCGTCGGACAATCCCCGCCTGGCGATGGCGGTGGTGATTAACGAGCCACAGGGCGACGCCTACTACGGCGGTGTGGTGGCGGCGCCGGTGTTCTCTGAAGTGATGGCCGGGGCCCTGCAATTATTGAATGTGGAACCAAGCCAGCGCAGTCCCGAACTGGGCACGCTGGCCTCAGTATGGGGGAGCGATAATGTCGTCACTCGATGA
- the murE gene encoding UDP-N-acetylmuramoyl-L-alanyl-D-glutamate--2,6-diaminopimelate ligase, with product MSSLDDLLAPWMALDTGVEFQQLVLDSRRVRPGDCFVAVAGHQVDGRDFIDSAIALGAVAVLADADADGRQADRNGVIVVGVHNLSQRLSALALRAYPAATRPTLIGVTGTNGKTTVTQLCAQLLTALGHQAGVMGTVGNGLWGDLIPSVNTTSDAITVARELDRQAKSGAEAVALEISSHGLSQSRVAALPVQVGVYTNLSRDHLDYHGDMAAYADAKRQLFALPGLRHGVFNLDDETGSRWHRELSGSLLALGYSIQGARCDGAYLTVEGVEYHDQGVRARVVSSFGQGTLNSPLLGAFNLANLLAALGALLSLGYSLSDLLSVVPQLHSAAGRMECFGTDSTPTLVVDYAHTPDALSQALAALRPHCRGALWCVFGCGGERDSGKRPLMAQAAEQGADHLIITADNPRSEAFADIAAQMEAGLTGQAEVIEDRAAAVRRAFAQAQPGDMVLLAGKGHEDYQIIGGNRLDYNERALAQQLVEQGV from the coding sequence ATGTCGTCACTCGATGATTTGCTGGCTCCCTGGATGGCGCTTGATACCGGGGTGGAGTTTCAACAGTTGGTGTTGGACAGCCGACGTGTCCGCCCGGGAGATTGTTTTGTTGCCGTGGCTGGCCACCAGGTGGACGGCCGCGATTTTATTGATTCGGCGATCGCGCTTGGCGCGGTGGCCGTGCTGGCGGACGCCGATGCGGATGGACGTCAGGCGGACCGCAATGGCGTGATCGTGGTTGGCGTGCACAACCTGTCCCAGCGCCTGTCGGCGCTGGCCCTTCGCGCCTACCCGGCAGCCACCCGTCCAACCCTGATCGGCGTCACCGGCACCAACGGCAAAACCACGGTCACCCAGCTGTGTGCGCAGCTGCTGACGGCGCTGGGACACCAGGCTGGGGTGATGGGGACCGTGGGGAACGGGCTGTGGGGGGATCTGATCCCATCGGTCAACACCACCTCCGACGCCATTACCGTGGCCCGGGAGCTGGACCGCCAGGCCAAGTCCGGTGCTGAAGCCGTGGCTCTGGAGATCTCCAGCCACGGCCTGAGCCAATCCCGGGTGGCGGCATTGCCGGTTCAGGTAGGGGTCTACACCAACCTGAGTCGGGATCACCTCGATTATCACGGCGACATGGCCGCGTACGCTGACGCCAAGCGCCAGCTGTTTGCCCTGCCGGGCCTGCGCCATGGCGTGTTTAACCTGGATGACGAAACCGGCTCTCGCTGGCATCGCGAGCTGTCAGGCAGCCTGCTGGCGCTGGGTTACAGCATTCAGGGAGCCCGCTGTGACGGCGCTTATCTGACCGTCGAAGGGGTGGAGTATCACGACCAGGGCGTGCGTGCCCGGGTGGTGTCCAGCTTTGGTCAGGGCACGCTGAACAGTCCATTGCTGGGCGCATTCAATCTGGCCAACCTTTTGGCCGCTCTGGGAGCATTACTGAGTCTCGGTTATTCGCTGTCGGATCTGCTGTCCGTAGTGCCTCAGTTGCACAGTGCCGCTGGCCGGATGGAATGTTTCGGCACCGACAGTACCCCGACTCTGGTGGTGGACTATGCCCACACGCCGGACGCCCTCAGTCAGGCCCTGGCTGCCCTACGACCGCACTGTCGTGGCGCACTGTGGTGCGTATTCGGCTGTGGTGGCGAGCGGGACAGTGGCAAGCGGCCGCTGATGGCGCAAGCCGCCGAGCAGGGCGCCGACCACCTGATCATTACCGCCGATAATCCGCGCAGCGAGGCGTTTGCCGACATCGCTGCCCAGATGGAAGCGGGCCTGACCGGTCAGGCAGAGGTGATTGAGGACCGGGCTGCGGCGGTGCGCCGCGCCTTTGCCCAGGCTCAGCCCGGTGACATGGTGTTGCTGGCGGGCAAGGGCCATGAAGATTACCAAATCATTGGCGGTAACCGCCTGGATTACAACGAGCGCGCGCTGGCGCAACAATTGGTGGAGCAGGGCGTATGA
- a CDS encoding UDP-N-acetylmuramoyl-tripeptide--D-alanyl-D-alanine ligase, whose translation MIPVTLSTLADAVGGTLNGADLMVSRIGTDTRALAEGDLFLALVGDRFDGHEFVAQAEASGAAALVVSRPVDSALPQILVEDTLLALGQMGAWLRRELAPRCLAITGSVGKTSVKEMTAAIFAQVGPTLATRGNLNNTIGVPMTLLELTPEHRFAVIELGANHAGEIRYTSSLALPHAAVINNIRGAHLEGFGGIEGVARAKSEIYEHLGEAGTAIVNLDDEWAPWLLERLGDQNRFTYSSRGPADLWASALSRDADGCYHFLLHRGEAEVLVRLPLPGRHQVDNALAAAALASTAELSLEQIASGLAQAPTVAGRTQMTALSGEVMLIDDSYNANAASTMAAIDLMAERDGSSLLVFGDMGELGEEAEAEHRTVGRYAGEKGIDRLLTVGTLSRFAAQEHDAARHFGDQAELLPTLMTELAALPRPVTVLIKGSRSARMENVAKALREQLGEHE comes from the coding sequence ATGATCCCGGTAACCCTGAGTACCCTGGCTGATGCCGTTGGCGGCACCCTGAATGGGGCCGACCTGATGGTAAGCCGGATTGGCACCGACACCCGGGCCCTGGCCGAGGGTGACCTGTTCCTGGCCCTGGTGGGCGACCGCTTTGATGGCCACGAATTTGTCGCTCAGGCTGAGGCATCCGGCGCCGCGGCGCTGGTGGTCAGTCGCCCGGTCGACAGCGCACTGCCGCAGATCCTGGTGGAAGATACCCTGCTGGCATTGGGCCAGATGGGGGCGTGGCTGCGTCGTGAATTGGCCCCACGTTGCCTTGCCATCACCGGCTCAGTGGGCAAAACCTCGGTCAAAGAGATGACCGCCGCCATCTTTGCTCAGGTCGGGCCTACTCTGGCCACCCGGGGCAACCTCAACAACACCATCGGTGTGCCAATGACCCTGCTGGAACTGACCCCGGAGCATCGCTTCGCGGTGATTGAGCTGGGCGCCAACCATGCCGGTGAGATCCGTTATACCTCCAGCCTCGCGTTGCCTCATGCGGCGGTGATCAACAACATTCGCGGTGCCCATCTCGAAGGATTTGGTGGCATCGAAGGGGTGGCCCGGGCCAAGTCCGAGATCTATGAGCATTTGGGTGAAGCCGGTACCGCCATCGTCAACCTGGACGATGAGTGGGCCCCCTGGCTGCTGGAACGCCTCGGTGATCAGAACCGCTTTACCTACTCAAGCCGCGGGCCGGCGGATCTGTGGGCGTCCGCCCTGTCCCGTGATGCCGATGGCTGTTACCACTTCCTGCTGCATCGTGGTGAAGCGGAAGTGCTGGTTCGCCTGCCTTTGCCGGGCCGTCATCAGGTTGATAACGCCCTGGCGGCCGCCGCCCTGGCCAGCACCGCTGAACTTTCTCTGGAACAGATCGCCAGCGGCCTGGCGCAGGCGCCAACCGTGGCAGGCCGCACTCAAATGACCGCCCTGAGCGGCGAGGTCATGTTGATTGATGACAGCTACAACGCCAATGCCGCCTCCACCATGGCGGCAATCGACCTGATGGCCGAACGGGACGGCAGCAGTCTGCTGGTGTTCGGTGATATGGGCGAGTTAGGCGAGGAAGCGGAGGCGGAACATCGCACCGTTGGTCGCTATGCAGGGGAAAAAGGGATTGACCGTCTGCTGACAGTGGGTACATTAAGCCGCTTTGCCGCGCAAGAGCATGATGCGGCACGTCACTTTGGGGACCAAGCGGAACTGCTCCCCACCCTGATGACCGAACTGGCGGCGCTGCCCCGGCCGGTCACGGTATTGATTAAAGGCTCACGCAGTGCCCGCATGGAAAACGTGGCGAAAGCCCTGCGTGAACAATTAGGGGAACACGAATAA
- the mraY gene encoding phospho-N-acetylmuramoyl-pentapeptide-transferase, whose amino-acid sequence MLVYLAEYLTQYYTAFNVFSYLTFRAIVGLLTALAFCLWAGPRMIAYLQRLQIGQVVRDDGPESHFSKRGTPTMGGLMILAGIFVSTLLWGDLGNHYVLTMLFVIGAFGLIGFIDDYRKVIRKDPKGLIARWKYFWQSAAALTVAITLYACTAPEQQVLVVPFLKDVMPQLGLVYIALAYFTIVGSSNAVNLTDGLDGLAIVPTVMVAAAFALVAYLSGNVNFAQYLHIPYLPGAGELVVVCTAMVGAGLGFLWFNTYPAQVFMGDVGSLALGAALGALAVLTRQEILLVIMGGLFVVETLSVILQVGSFKLRRKRIFRMAPIHHHYELKGWPEPRVIVRFWIISLCLVLLGLATLKVR is encoded by the coding sequence ATGCTGGTTTACCTGGCGGAATACCTGACACAGTATTACACCGCTTTTAACGTCTTTTCCTACCTGACCTTCCGGGCCATCGTTGGCCTGCTGACGGCGCTGGCGTTCTGCCTGTGGGCCGGCCCGCGCATGATCGCGTATCTGCAGCGTCTGCAGATCGGACAAGTGGTGCGCGACGACGGTCCGGAGTCCCACTTCAGTAAGCGTGGCACCCCGACCATGGGCGGCCTGATGATCCTGGCCGGTATTTTCGTCTCCACCTTGCTGTGGGGCGATCTGGGCAACCACTACGTGTTGACCATGCTGTTTGTGATCGGCGCCTTTGGCCTGATCGGCTTTATCGACGACTACCGCAAAGTGATCCGCAAGGATCCCAAGGGTCTGATCGCCCGCTGGAAGTACTTCTGGCAATCCGCTGCGGCCCTGACCGTGGCGATCACCCTGTATGCCTGCACGGCGCCGGAACAACAGGTGCTGGTGGTGCCCTTCCTCAAAGACGTCATGCCGCAGCTGGGCCTGGTTTATATCGCCCTGGCCTACTTCACCATTGTCGGCAGCTCCAACGCGGTGAACCTGACCGACGGTCTGGATGGCCTGGCCATTGTGCCGACTGTGATGGTGGCCGCGGCGTTTGCCCTGGTGGCCTACCTCAGCGGTAACGTGAACTTCGCTCAGTACCTGCATATCCCTTACCTGCCGGGCGCCGGTGAACTGGTGGTGGTGTGTACTGCCATGGTGGGCGCGGGCCTGGGTTTCCTCTGGTTCAACACCTACCCGGCTCAGGTCTTTATGGGCGATGTTGGCTCACTGGCACTGGGTGCGGCACTGGGTGCCCTGGCGGTTCTGACCCGTCAGGAGATCCTGCTGGTGATCATGGGCGGCCTGTTTGTGGTGGAAACCCTGTCGGTGATTCTGCAGGTGGGCTCCTTCAAGCTGCGCCGTAAGCGCATCTTCCGCATGGCCCCGATTCACCATCACTACGAACTGAAAGGCTGGCCGGAACCGCGTGTCATCGTGCGTTTCTGGATCATCTCCCTGTGTCTGGTTCTGCTGGGTCTGGCGACCCTCAAGGTACGCTGA
- the murD gene encoding UDP-N-acetylmuramoyl-L-alanine--D-glutamate ligase gives MTTPAPHTWILGLGITGLSVVRHLAAESESLAVWDSRANPPGADTLARDFAHVALQTGPFDGDVLAQAKRLVVSPGIDLRTPALAQAIAAGVEVVGDIELFARAADAPVVAITGSNGKSTVTTLVGHLAQACGVSVGVGGNIGTPALDLLGQGHQLYVLELSSFQLETTRSLPAQVGTVLNVSPDHLDRYDSYEAYRDAKLALYPQCRIALFNRADHNTLPSSHPRTLSFGPDAPDGDNFGVVGDWLMQGQTRLKRRDQLTLVGAHNEQNVLAALALGQAAGLEMDAMLSALDSYRGLPHRCELVAERAGVRYVNDSKATNLGATQAALDGLELGRVWLIAGGDAKGQDLSVLAPALNQLAGLITLGQDGPAIAALRSDATEVVSIESAVAVAADQARAGDIVLLSPACSSLDMFASFEQRGECFAAAARGLR, from the coding sequence ATGACGACACCGGCCCCCCACACCTGGATCCTTGGCCTCGGCATCACCGGCCTCAGTGTGGTTCGCCACCTGGCCGCTGAGTCCGAGTCGCTGGCGGTGTGGGACAGCCGCGCAAACCCTCCCGGAGCCGATACCCTGGCCCGGGATTTTGCCCATGTGGCCTTGCAAACCGGCCCGTTTGATGGTGACGTCCTGGCTCAGGCCAAGCGGTTGGTAGTGAGCCCCGGGATTGACCTGCGCACGCCCGCTCTGGCTCAGGCCATTGCCGCCGGGGTTGAGGTGGTGGGCGACATCGAACTGTTTGCCCGGGCGGCCGATGCACCGGTGGTGGCCATCACCGGCTCCAACGGCAAATCCACCGTAACCACCCTGGTTGGGCACCTGGCCCAAGCCTGCGGCGTGTCGGTGGGCGTTGGCGGCAATATTGGCACCCCTGCGCTGGACCTGCTGGGTCAGGGGCATCAGCTGTATGTGCTGGAACTGTCCAGCTTCCAGCTGGAGACCACCCGCTCATTGCCGGCGCAGGTGGGCACCGTACTGAATGTCAGCCCGGACCACCTCGACCGTTACGACAGCTACGAAGCCTATCGTGACGCCAAACTGGCGCTCTATCCGCAGTGCCGGATCGCCCTGTTCAATCGCGCCGACCACAACACCCTGCCGTCATCGCACCCCCGCACCCTGAGCTTCGGCCCGGATGCGCCGGACGGTGACAACTTCGGTGTGGTTGGGGATTGGCTGATGCAGGGTCAGACCCGGCTGAAACGCCGTGACCAGCTCACGCTGGTAGGCGCACACAACGAACAGAACGTGCTGGCGGCGCTGGCGCTGGGTCAGGCTGCCGGACTGGAGATGGACGCCATGCTGTCCGCGCTGGACAGCTACCGTGGCCTGCCGCACCGCTGTGAACTGGTGGCGGAGCGTGCGGGGGTTCGCTACGTCAACGATTCCAAAGCGACCAACCTCGGTGCCACTCAGGCGGCGCTGGACGGGTTGGAGCTGGGTCGGGTCTGGTTGATCGCTGGTGGCGACGCCAAGGGCCAGGATCTGTCGGTGCTGGCACCGGCGCTGAATCAACTGGCAGGCCTGATCACGCTGGGGCAGGATGGCCCCGCCATTGCGGCGCTGCGCAGCGATGCCACCGAGGTGGTGAGCATCGAGTCGGCGGTGGCCGTTGCCGCTGACCAGGCCCGCGCCGGTGACATTGTGTTGCTGTCGCCCGCCTGCTCCAGTCTCGATATGTTCGCCAGCTTTGAACAGCGCGGTGAGTGTTTTGCCGCTGCGGCACGGGGGCTGCGGTGA